Proteins encoded together in one Schumannella luteola window:
- a CDS encoding SRPBCC domain-containing protein → MTANEPAAIDHDSFAVRRSIRIAASPAKVWAAVTEPEHISRWFSESTELDRLEVGGAGRLVWKDYGGFPFEIVELDAPRAIAYRWSNEPALLDTARPDPVRSTVFRFTIEPDGDGADAGTVLTVVETGFAALSDPAAALESNRGGWTHELDELVAYLEGGDGAESGPAAAEHA, encoded by the coding sequence ATGACCGCCAACGAGCCCGCCGCGATCGACCACGACTCCTTCGCGGTGCGACGCAGCATCCGCATCGCCGCGAGCCCGGCGAAGGTCTGGGCCGCCGTGACCGAGCCCGAGCACATCAGCCGCTGGTTCAGTGAGAGCACCGAGCTCGACCGGCTCGAGGTCGGCGGCGCCGGCCGACTCGTCTGGAAGGACTACGGCGGCTTCCCCTTCGAGATCGTCGAGCTGGATGCGCCGCGCGCGATCGCCTACCGCTGGAGCAACGAGCCCGCGCTGCTCGACACCGCGCGGCCGGATCCGGTGCGCTCGACCGTATTCCGTTTCACGATCGAGCCCGACGGCGACGGAGCCGACGCGGGCACGGTGCTCACGGTCGTCGAGACGGGATTCGCGGCGCTGAGCGATCCCGCCGCGGCGCTGGAGAGCAACCGGGGCGGATGGACGCACGAGCTCGACGAGCTGGTCGCCTACCTCGAGGGCGGCGACGGCGCCGAGAGCGGCCCGGCCGCCGCGGAACACGCATGA
- a CDS encoding cysteine desulfurase family protein, giving the protein MTVYLDHAATSPLRPVVLEAYTHALRTVGNPSSIHADGQRAREVLEEGREQVAASLGADPMEIVFTSGGTEAVNLGIKGLFWARNAGAGTGTGTGAVAGSGRAAVLPRPRIVVPRGEHHATIDSVEWLERHEGAELSWVELDAEGHIRLDDLERALGDGTDVALVTALWANNEVGTLQPVDEIVALAAAVGVPVHLDAIAAYGQVEVDAHRTGAAAISVSAHKIGGPVGVGALVLSRGWDVEALLHGGGQQRGRSGTQDAAGAAGFGTAAAVAAEILGAHAVQLAELRDRLIDGVIATVPGAVLRGPAPAASAAGSGSATATRLPGNVHFTFDGCEGDSLLMLLDLEGFSVSTGSACQAGVPEPSHVLLGMGVDPATARGALRFTLGPDSTADDIDALLAVLPGVVDRARSAGLAQRIPSLGR; this is encoded by the coding sequence ATGACGGTCTACCTCGACCACGCCGCGACCTCGCCGTTGCGGCCGGTGGTTCTCGAGGCCTACACGCACGCCCTGCGCACGGTCGGCAACCCCTCGTCGATCCACGCCGACGGGCAGCGCGCCCGCGAGGTGCTCGAGGAGGGACGCGAGCAGGTCGCCGCGTCGCTCGGCGCGGATCCGATGGAGATCGTCTTCACCTCGGGCGGCACCGAGGCGGTCAACCTCGGCATCAAGGGGCTGTTCTGGGCGCGGAACGCGGGCGCCGGCACCGGCACCGGCACCGGCGCGGTCGCGGGCTCGGGTCGTGCCGCAGTGCTGCCGCGGCCGCGCATCGTCGTGCCGCGCGGCGAGCACCACGCGACGATCGACTCGGTCGAGTGGCTCGAACGGCACGAGGGCGCCGAGCTCTCGTGGGTCGAGCTCGACGCGGAGGGGCACATCCGCCTCGACGACCTCGAGCGCGCGCTCGGCGACGGCACGGACGTCGCGCTCGTCACCGCGCTGTGGGCCAACAACGAGGTCGGAACCCTGCAGCCGGTCGACGAGATCGTCGCGCTCGCGGCCGCGGTCGGCGTGCCCGTGCACCTCGACGCGATCGCCGCCTACGGCCAGGTCGAGGTGGATGCGCACCGCACCGGCGCCGCCGCGATCAGCGTCTCGGCGCACAAGATCGGCGGACCCGTCGGCGTCGGCGCGCTCGTGCTCTCCCGCGGCTGGGATGTCGAGGCGCTGCTGCACGGCGGCGGCCAGCAGCGTGGGCGCTCCGGCACGCAGGATGCGGCCGGCGCGGCCGGCTTCGGCACGGCGGCGGCGGTCGCCGCAGAGATCCTCGGCGCGCACGCCGTGCAGCTCGCGGAACTGCGCGACCGGCTGATCGACGGCGTCATCGCGACCGTTCCGGGTGCGGTGCTGCGCGGGCCGGCGCCTGCCGCGTCCGCAGCCGGATCCGGGTCTGCAACCGCTACCCGCCTGCCCGGCAACGTCCACTTCACCTTCGACGGCTGCGAGGGCGACTCGCTGCTCATGCTGCTCGACCTCGAGGGCTTCTCCGTGTCGACCGGGTCGGCGTGCCAGGCCGGGGTGCCCGAGCCCTCGCACGTGCTGCTCGGCATGGGCGTCGACCCCGCGACCGCGCGCGGCGCGCTGCGCTTCACCCTCGGCCCCGACTCAACCGCCGACGACATCGACGCGCTGCTCGCGGTGCTGCCGGGCGTCGTCGACCGCGCCCGGTCCGCCGGGCTGGCGCAGCGCATCCCCTCGCTCGGCCGCTGA
- a CDS encoding ArsR/SmtB family transcription factor: protein MTERLVAVFAALGDDTRWSILLALGEGDASASALAERLPVTRQAIAKHLAVLEQVGVVESHRVGRELRWSVLGSRLGDTARELDRIGAEWDRRLAAIKRIAEGL from the coding sequence ATGACCGAGCGGCTCGTGGCCGTCTTCGCCGCGCTCGGCGACGACACCCGCTGGAGCATCCTGCTCGCGCTCGGCGAGGGCGACGCCTCGGCGTCCGCGCTCGCCGAGCGGCTGCCGGTGACCCGGCAGGCGATCGCGAAGCACCTCGCCGTGCTCGAGCAGGTCGGCGTGGTCGAGTCGCACCGCGTCGGCCGTGAGCTGCGCTGGAGCGTGCTCGGCTCACGGCTCGGCGACACGGCGCGCGAGCTCGACCGCATCGGCGCCGAGTGGGATCGCCGCCTGGCCGCGATCAAGCGGATCGCCGAGGGCCTGTAG
- the glgX gene encoding glycogen debranching protein GlgX: MPSPDLLRDLGVRSGPDGGTLRVWSAHATGMDLLLFDERDPAWTTATVKMTRDADGEGGDVWSASSPELRPGARYGLRVRGPKGQRFSPETVLIDPYARGLARTGTGEWRGYVQDDAFDWGGVAKPRIPLDHTVIYEAHVKGLTKLNPAIPEHLRGTYAGLAHPSTIDYLKDLGVTTVELLPVHQFVSEQRLTKMGLANYWGYNTLNFFTPHAAYASREAQHGGTGAVLREFKGMVRLLHEAGLEVVLDVVYNHTAEEGPQGPVTSLRGIDDRSYYRQTAEGHYIDTTGCGNTVDYSKPAAQRLVLDSLRYWSQEVQVDGFRFDLMATLGRDENAEFQREHPLLRAILDDPDLQGQKMIAEPWDVGMGGWQVGNFPDGYSEWNDGYRDRIRKFWLTDVAHARAHGTAQHGIGSLAGRVSGSNHVFSTERGPLASIDFVTAHDGFTLADVVAFDTKHNLGNGEENRDGSSDNHSFNHGVEGPTRDRGVLAARRKTMRNLLGTLLLSSGVPMITAGDEWGRSQNGNNNAYCHDGPLTWMHWERDDWQEELLQVSRTLTRLRRENPALRPVRYGRFGETVPSATQMDWYNVAGSAMSPENWDDPSQRTLQYLAASTPEFEEFNRILLIVHGVESPVEVTLPAHEGVGGYTLLWDSSHDDISGLAAEHVPGEQLTVGPTSMLLLRAHPPIA, from the coding sequence ATGCCCTCCCCCGATCTGCTCCGCGATCTCGGCGTGCGCAGCGGGCCCGACGGCGGCACTCTACGCGTGTGGAGCGCCCACGCCACCGGCATGGATCTGCTGCTCTTCGACGAGCGCGACCCCGCATGGACGACCGCGACCGTCAAGATGACGCGCGACGCCGACGGCGAGGGCGGCGACGTCTGGAGCGCCAGCAGCCCCGAGCTGCGCCCCGGCGCCCGCTACGGCCTGCGCGTGCGCGGACCGAAGGGCCAGCGCTTCTCGCCCGAGACCGTGCTGATCGATCCCTATGCCCGCGGCCTCGCCCGCACCGGAACGGGCGAGTGGCGCGGCTATGTGCAAGACGACGCCTTCGACTGGGGCGGCGTCGCCAAGCCGCGCATCCCCCTCGACCACACCGTCATCTACGAAGCCCACGTCAAGGGACTCACCAAGCTCAACCCCGCGATCCCCGAGCACCTGCGCGGCACCTACGCCGGCCTCGCGCATCCCTCGACGATCGACTACCTCAAGGATCTCGGCGTCACGACCGTCGAGCTGCTGCCGGTGCACCAGTTCGTCAGCGAGCAGCGGCTCACGAAGATGGGCCTCGCGAACTACTGGGGCTACAACACCCTCAACTTCTTCACCCCGCACGCCGCCTACGCCTCGCGCGAGGCGCAGCACGGCGGCACCGGCGCGGTGCTGCGCGAGTTCAAGGGCATGGTGCGGCTGCTGCACGAAGCCGGTCTCGAGGTGGTGCTGGATGTGGTCTACAACCACACCGCCGAAGAGGGCCCCCAGGGTCCGGTCACGAGCCTGCGCGGCATCGACGACCGCAGCTACTACCGCCAGACCGCCGAGGGCCACTACATCGACACGACCGGATGCGGCAACACGGTCGACTACTCGAAGCCGGCCGCCCAGCGCCTGGTACTCGACTCGCTGCGCTACTGGAGCCAGGAGGTGCAGGTCGACGGCTTCCGCTTCGACCTGATGGCGACGCTCGGGCGCGACGAGAACGCCGAGTTCCAGCGCGAGCATCCGCTGCTGCGCGCGATCCTCGACGATCCCGACCTGCAGGGACAGAAGATGATCGCCGAGCCGTGGGATGTCGGAATGGGCGGCTGGCAGGTCGGCAACTTCCCCGACGGCTACTCGGAGTGGAACGACGGCTACCGCGACCGCATCCGCAAGTTCTGGCTCACGGATGTCGCGCACGCCCGCGCGCACGGCACCGCCCAGCACGGGATCGGCTCGCTCGCCGGCCGCGTCTCCGGTTCGAACCACGTCTTCTCGACCGAGCGCGGCCCGCTCGCCTCGATCGATTTCGTCACCGCCCACGACGGCTTCACGCTCGCCGACGTCGTCGCCTTCGACACGAAGCACAACCTCGGCAACGGCGAGGAGAACCGCGACGGCTCGAGCGACAACCACTCCTTCAACCACGGCGTCGAGGGTCCGACCCGCGACCGCGGGGTGCTCGCCGCCCGCCGCAAGACCATGCGCAACCTGCTCGGCACCCTGCTGCTCAGCTCGGGCGTGCCGATGATCACCGCGGGCGACGAGTGGGGCCGCAGCCAGAACGGCAACAACAACGCCTACTGCCACGACGGGCCGCTGACCTGGATGCACTGGGAGCGCGACGACTGGCAGGAGGAGCTGCTGCAGGTCAGCCGCACCCTCACCCGGCTGCGGCGCGAGAACCCGGCGCTGCGCCCGGTGCGCTACGGCCGGTTCGGCGAGACCGTGCCGAGCGCGACGCAGATGGACTGGTACAACGTCGCCGGCTCCGCGATGTCGCCCGAGAACTGGGACGACCCGAGCCAGCGGACGCTGCAGTACCTGGCGGCGTCGACGCCCGAGTTCGAGGAGTTCAACCGCATCCTGCTGATCGTGCACGGCGTCGAGTCGCCGGTCGAGGTGACCCTGCCCGCGCACGAGGGTGTCGGCGGCTACACGCTGCTCTGGGACTCGTCGCACGACGACATCTCGGGCCTCGCCGCCGAGCACGTGCCGGGCGAGCAGCTCACGGTGGGACCGACCTCGATGCTGCTGCTGCGCGCGCATCCGCCGATCGCCTGA
- a CDS encoding DUF2510 domain-containing protein: MPDSSDSPGWYPDPEHRGGQRWWNGAGWSDARRDAPTAGPATGFRPTTAPPAIPSSSPGPPTLGAAPSVPPAAPPGYPPTTAAGGTPGWTSGGAVTGYGAYGAPPTPPPPPGARLNAGLTAAGGAPHPVNPYEPNPYASAPSAGAAPGSPAPVQYYGAANARRRTNGYAIAGFVVSVLGLSSGFGGVIGFALSIAALRRADRMIRENGPAGAYRGLAIAGVVIGSIGVVIAVGTLVARIVTAVDGG; encoded by the coding sequence ATGCCCGACAGCTCCGACTCCCCCGGCTGGTACCCGGATCCCGAGCACCGGGGTGGTCAGCGCTGGTGGAACGGCGCCGGCTGGTCGGATGCGCGCCGCGATGCCCCGACGGCCGGCCCGGCGACGGGGTTCCGGCCGACGACGGCTCCCCCGGCGATCCCGAGTTCCTCGCCCGGGCCGCCGACGCTGGGCGCCGCCCCATCCGTGCCGCCCGCAGCGCCGCCGGGATACCCGCCGACGACCGCGGCGGGCGGCACGCCGGGGTGGACCTCGGGCGGCGCCGTCACGGGCTACGGAGCGTACGGCGCGCCGCCGACGCCGCCTCCGCCGCCCGGAGCCCGTCTGAACGCCGGTCTCACGGCGGCCGGCGGCGCACCGCACCCCGTCAACCCCTACGAGCCGAATCCGTACGCCTCGGCGCCCTCCGCGGGAGCGGCGCCCGGGTCGCCCGCCCCGGTGCAGTACTACGGCGCTGCGAACGCGCGTCGCCGCACCAATGGCTACGCGATCGCCGGCTTCGTCGTCAGCGTGCTCGGACTCTCGAGCGGATTCGGCGGCGTCATCGGCTTCGCCCTCTCGATCGCGGCGCTGCGGAGGGCGGATCGGATGATCCGCGAGAACGGTCCGGCTGGCGCCTACCGCGGGCTCGCGATCGCCGGCGTCGTCATCGGCTCGATCGGCGTCGTGATCGCGGTCGGCACCCTCGTGGCCCGAATCGTCACCGCAGTGGACGGCGGATGA
- a CDS encoding DUF2510 domain-containing protein, with translation MPTSSDSPGWYADPERAGTQRWWNGAAWSDARRGMSGAPSRSVDAPQSAWAPDAGSAERSSGNPPAMIGLILGVFGLALLPFAIAGLVLSIIGLRRANRMVVAGTPYASRPAAIAGLVISLLAIVGTLLLVGLILALALAGVDAPES, from the coding sequence ATGCCGACCTCCTCCGACTCGCCCGGCTGGTACGCCGACCCCGAGCGGGCTGGAACCCAGCGCTGGTGGAACGGCGCCGCCTGGTCGGATGCGCGCCGCGGCATGTCGGGCGCCCCGAGCCGCTCGGTCGACGCGCCGCAGTCGGCGTGGGCGCCCGACGCCGGCTCCGCTGAGCGTTCGAGCGGGAACCCGCCCGCGATGATCGGCCTGATCCTCGGAGTCTTCGGGCTCGCGCTGCTGCCGTTCGCGATCGCGGGACTCGTGCTGTCGATCATCGGGCTCCGCCGGGCGAATCGGATGGTCGTCGCCGGCACCCCGTACGCGTCGCGGCCCGCCGCGATCGCCGGGCTCGTGATCTCGCTGCTGGCGATCGTCGGTACGCTGCTGCTCGTCGGCCTCATCCTCGCGCTGGCGCTCGCCGGCGTCGACGCACCGGAGTCCTGA
- the ybaK gene encoding Cys-tRNA(Pro) deacylase, whose product MSTPAIRALTAAGIPFTERAYEHDPRAASFGREAADALGVEPERVFKTLLAEVDGRLVVGIVPVSTKLDLKALAAAVGGRKAAMADPELAQKRTGYVVGGISPIGQKNRHDTVLDDSAELWETVLVSGGRRGLDLELAPADLLTITGGALADIAR is encoded by the coding sequence ATGAGCACGCCCGCGATCCGTGCGCTCACCGCGGCGGGCATCCCCTTCACCGAGCGCGCCTACGAACACGACCCGCGCGCGGCGTCGTTCGGCCGGGAGGCCGCCGACGCGCTCGGCGTCGAGCCGGAGCGCGTGTTCAAGACCCTGCTGGCGGAGGTCGACGGGCGGCTCGTGGTCGGCATCGTGCCGGTCAGCACGAAGCTCGATCTCAAGGCGCTGGCCGCTGCGGTGGGCGGGCGGAAGGCCGCGATGGCCGATCCCGAGCTCGCGCAGAAGCGCACCGGCTACGTCGTCGGCGGCATCTCGCCGATCGGCCAGAAGAACCGCCACGACACCGTGCTCGACGACAGCGCCGAGCTCTGGGAGACCGTGCTCGTCAGCGGCGGCCGTCGCGGCCTCGACCTCGAGCTCGCCCCCGCCGATCTGCTGACCATCACGGGCGGCGCGCTCGCCGACATCGCCCGCTGA
- the ligA gene encoding NAD-dependent DNA ligase LigA, with amino-acid sequence MARGRSANDSSPEQVPAATRADLSAAKREADELTNRIVELREAYYQRDTPEASDEEYDRLIHRLEELERLFPELQSQDSPTQTVGGRVSSLFDPVVHAERMLSLDNVFSEQEFLEWAAKVERDAGRRVDFLCELKIDGLAINLRYERGRLVSAATRGDGVTGEDVTPTVLRIPGVPQRLEGEGHPELVEVRGEIFLAVEAFERLNVLLASLRDRVVDDARAKQGSAFDEEKTTLAAARRFPALANPRNAASGGLRQQLDKKDGMELEAGLARIHELSLYVHGIGAWPNPPVAAQSEVYGLLKGWGLPTSPYFEVTQDAAGAAAYIRRFGENRHSVEHEIDGVVVKVDELALHEELGATSRAPRWAIAYKYPPEEVNTKLLDIVVSVGRTGRATPYAVMQKVRVAGSEVRQATLHNQDVVKVKGVLIGDTVVLRKAGDVIPEVLGPVAELRDGSEREFVMPENCPECGTKLAPAKEGDVDLRCPNAKACPAQVRGRVEHIGSRGALDIEGLGEVGAAALTQPDVPEVPPLVTEARLFGLTIDDIIGIQVIVRDAETGLQKTEDDGTLRTRTPFQKVSLEYPPEAEGLDAAERRKAGLKKDFRVIHPSEVANTLLAELEKAKTKELWRLLVSLSIRHVGPVAARALAQYFGSLGAIRSATREELAAVDGVGGIIADALLDWFEVDWHREIVETWAADGVQWATPGHPGPGAAAAEGGPLSGLTVVATGSLEGFTREGAQEAIIQAGGKAASSVSKKTDYVAAGPGAGSKLQKAEDLGVRIIDAAQFALLVEGGPAAIGDPVAGGDADPSSAAETPAGDAAAE; translated from the coding sequence GTGGCACGAGGACGCAGCGCGAATGACTCTTCCCCCGAGCAGGTGCCCGCGGCGACGCGGGCCGATCTCAGCGCCGCCAAGCGCGAGGCCGACGAGCTGACGAACCGCATCGTCGAGCTGCGCGAGGCGTACTACCAGCGCGATACGCCCGAGGCGAGCGACGAGGAGTACGACCGCCTCATCCACCGCCTCGAAGAGCTCGAGCGGCTCTTCCCCGAGCTGCAGAGCCAGGACAGCCCGACGCAGACCGTCGGCGGGCGCGTCTCGTCGCTCTTCGACCCGGTCGTGCACGCCGAGCGCATGCTGAGCCTCGACAACGTCTTCAGCGAGCAGGAGTTCCTGGAGTGGGCGGCCAAGGTCGAGCGCGACGCCGGCCGCCGCGTCGACTTCCTCTGCGAGCTCAAGATCGACGGCCTCGCGATCAACCTGCGCTACGAGCGCGGTCGTCTGGTCAGCGCGGCCACCCGCGGCGACGGCGTGACCGGCGAGGATGTGACGCCGACCGTGCTGCGCATCCCCGGCGTCCCGCAGCGGCTCGAGGGGGAGGGGCATCCCGAGCTCGTCGAGGTGCGCGGCGAGATCTTCCTCGCCGTCGAGGCCTTCGAGCGCCTCAACGTCCTGCTCGCGAGCCTGCGCGACCGCGTCGTCGACGACGCCCGAGCGAAGCAGGGCTCCGCGTTCGACGAGGAGAAGACGACGCTCGCCGCGGCCCGCCGCTTCCCGGCGCTCGCCAACCCGCGCAACGCCGCGAGCGGCGGCCTGCGCCAGCAGCTCGACAAGAAAGACGGCATGGAGCTCGAGGCCGGGCTCGCCCGCATCCACGAGCTCTCGCTCTATGTGCACGGCATCGGCGCCTGGCCGAACCCGCCCGTGGCCGCGCAGTCCGAGGTCTACGGGCTGCTGAAGGGATGGGGCCTGCCGACGAGCCCCTACTTCGAGGTCACGCAGGATGCCGCGGGCGCCGCCGCCTACATCCGCCGCTTCGGCGAGAACCGGCACAGCGTCGAGCACGAGATCGACGGCGTCGTCGTCAAGGTCGACGAGCTCGCCCTGCACGAGGAGCTCGGCGCCACCAGCCGCGCCCCGCGGTGGGCGATCGCGTACAAGTACCCGCCCGAGGAGGTCAACACCAAGCTGCTCGACATCGTCGTCAGCGTCGGCCGCACCGGCCGCGCCACCCCCTACGCGGTGATGCAGAAGGTGCGCGTCGCCGGCAGCGAGGTGCGCCAGGCGACCCTGCACAACCAGGACGTCGTGAAGGTCAAGGGCGTGCTGATCGGCGACACCGTCGTGCTGCGCAAGGCCGGTGACGTGATCCCCGAGGTGCTCGGGCCGGTGGCCGAGCTGCGTGACGGCAGCGAGCGCGAGTTCGTCATGCCCGAGAACTGCCCCGAGTGCGGCACGAAGCTCGCCCCCGCCAAGGAGGGCGACGTCGACCTGCGCTGCCCCAACGCGAAGGCCTGCCCGGCGCAGGTGCGCGGCCGGGTCGAGCACATCGGCTCGCGCGGCGCGCTCGACATCGAAGGACTCGGCGAGGTCGGCGCCGCCGCGCTCACCCAGCCGGACGTGCCCGAGGTGCCCCCGCTCGTGACCGAGGCCCGGCTGTTCGGGCTGACGATCGACGACATCATCGGCATCCAGGTCATCGTGCGCGATGCCGAGACCGGGCTGCAGAAGACCGAAGACGACGGCACGCTGCGCACGCGCACTCCCTTCCAGAAGGTAAGTCTCGAGTACCCGCCCGAGGCAGAGGGGCTGGATGCGGCCGAGCGTCGCAAGGCCGGCCTCAAGAAGGACTTCCGCGTCATCCACCCCTCCGAGGTGGCGAACACCCTGCTCGCCGAGCTCGAGAAGGCGAAGACGAAAGAGCTCTGGCGTCTGCTGGTCAGCCTGAGCATCCGGCACGTGGGCCCGGTCGCGGCCCGCGCGCTCGCGCAGTACTTCGGCTCGCTCGGCGCGATCCGCTCGGCGACGCGCGAGGAGCTCGCGGCGGTGGATGGCGTGGGCGGCATCATCGCCGACGCCCTGCTCGACTGGTTCGAGGTCGACTGGCACCGCGAGATCGTCGAGACCTGGGCCGCCGACGGCGTGCAGTGGGCGACGCCCGGACACCCCGGTCCCGGGGCGGCAGCCGCCGAGGGCGGACCGCTCTCGGGTCTCACGGTCGTCGCGACCGGATCGCTCGAGGGCTTCACCCGGGAGGGCGCGCAGGAGGCGATCATCCAGGCCGGCGGCAAGGCCGCGTCCAGCGTGAGCAAGAAGACCGACTACGTCGCGGCCGGCCCCGGCGCCGGCTCGAAGCTGCAGAAGGCCGAAGACCTCGGCGTGCGCATCATCGACGCGGCGCAGTTCGCGCTGCTCGTCGAGGGCGGGCCCGCCGCGATCGGCGACCCGGTCGCGGGCGGCGACGCGGACCCGTCGAGTGCCGCCGAGACCCCGGCGGGGGACGCCGCGGCCGAGTAA
- a CDS encoding serine hydrolase domain-containing protein, producing the protein MSAAERVRDRFVTAVDADRLGAYGVHILLGADDAAGHRWRSDDRVNLYSVSKGVSALAAGIAADEGLLTLDTRVPELLGGLELGAGVEGVTLRHLLTMTSGIDFEWFGDQPVPGADLAQAMLGRPSRGAGTVFQYSDASTYVAMRMLGAAVGDVRDWLLPRLFEPLGIDNPQWHRCPLGWIVAGSGLELRTEELARVGRVLRDGGLWHDRRIVSSTWIDGMHSGWVPTGADAPFARYAIAGWEERDSIWRLDARYGQYVIVDSERDAVVTITAHEETDDHRLVDAALDALDAEIGGPA; encoded by the coding sequence ATGAGCGCAGCCGAGAGGGTCCGCGACCGCTTCGTGACCGCCGTCGATGCCGACCGGCTCGGCGCCTACGGAGTGCACATCCTGCTCGGCGCCGATGACGCGGCCGGGCACCGGTGGCGCAGCGACGATCGGGTCAACCTCTATTCCGTGTCGAAGGGCGTCAGCGCGCTCGCCGCCGGCATCGCCGCCGACGAGGGACTGCTGACACTCGACACCCGCGTGCCGGAGCTGCTGGGAGGCCTCGAGCTCGGCGCCGGCGTCGAGGGCGTCACCCTGCGCCACCTGCTGACGATGACGAGCGGTATCGACTTCGAGTGGTTCGGCGATCAGCCCGTGCCCGGCGCCGATCTCGCCCAGGCGATGCTCGGCCGCCCCAGCCGCGGTGCCGGCACCGTCTTCCAGTACTCGGACGCCAGCACCTATGTCGCGATGCGAATGCTCGGCGCGGCCGTCGGCGACGTGCGCGACTGGCTGCTCCCCCGGCTGTTCGAGCCGCTCGGGATCGACAATCCGCAGTGGCACCGCTGCCCGCTCGGCTGGATCGTCGCCGGCTCCGGGCTTGAGCTGCGCACCGAGGAGCTCGCGCGCGTCGGCCGGGTGCTGCGCGACGGCGGGCTCTGGCACGACCGGCGGATCGTGTCGAGCACCTGGATCGACGGGATGCATTCCGGCTGGGTGCCGACCGGCGCCGACGCCCCGTTCGCGCGCTACGCGATCGCCGGCTGGGAGGAGCGCGACTCGATCTGGCGACTCGACGCCCGCTACGGGCAATACGTGATCGTCGATTCCGAGAGGGATGCGGTCGTCACGATCACGGCACACGAGGAGACCGACGACCATCGGCTCGTCGACGCCGCACTCGACGCGCTGGACGCGGAGATCGGCGGCCCGGCCTGA
- the mnmA gene encoding tRNA 2-thiouridine(34) synthase MnmA translates to MRILAAMSGGVDSAVAAARLVEAGHDVVGVHLALSRNRGTLRTGSRGCCTVEDALDARRAANLLGIPFYVWDFSERFADDVVDDFISEYAAGRTPNPCLRCNERIKFAAVLEKALALGFDAVATGHYAEIREDADGHRELHRAAAWAKDQSYVLGVLTAEQLEHAVFPLGATPSKDEVRAEAAARGLTVAAKPDSYDICFIPDGDTRGWLADKMGAEPGEILDQSGAKVGTHAGAHAFTVGQRKGLNLGVPAPDGRPRFVLEVRPVTNQVVVGPKEALAVAELAGSRFSWAGRPPADAEAGFACHVQVRAHGEPVPATARVMDAADGAADEARELVIRPEAALDGVAPGQSAVVYVGTRVLGQVTIDRTVSAAPAVDPVPVPA, encoded by the coding sequence ATGAGGATCCTCGCGGCGATGAGCGGCGGCGTCGACAGCGCCGTGGCGGCCGCGCGCCTCGTCGAGGCCGGGCACGACGTCGTCGGCGTGCACCTCGCCCTCAGCCGCAACCGCGGAACCCTGCGCACCGGCAGCCGCGGCTGCTGCACGGTCGAAGACGCGCTCGACGCGCGTCGCGCCGCGAACCTGCTCGGCATCCCCTTCTACGTCTGGGACTTCAGCGAGCGCTTCGCCGACGACGTGGTCGACGACTTCATCAGCGAGTACGCGGCCGGCCGAACCCCGAACCCCTGCCTGCGCTGCAATGAGCGCATCAAGTTCGCCGCCGTGCTCGAGAAGGCGCTCGCGCTCGGCTTCGACGCCGTTGCGACCGGGCACTACGCCGAGATCCGCGAAGATGCCGACGGGCACCGCGAGCTGCACCGCGCGGCCGCGTGGGCGAAGGACCAGAGCTACGTGCTCGGCGTGCTGACGGCCGAGCAGCTGGAGCACGCGGTCTTCCCGCTCGGTGCGACACCGTCGAAGGACGAGGTGCGCGCCGAAGCCGCCGCCCGCGGGCTCACGGTCGCGGCGAAGCCCGACAGCTACGACATCTGCTTCATCCCCGACGGCGACACCCGCGGCTGGCTGGCCGACAAGATGGGTGCCGAGCCAGGCGAGATCCTCGACCAGTCGGGGGCCAAGGTCGGCACGCACGCCGGCGCCCACGCCTTCACGGTCGGTCAGCGCAAGGGGCTCAACCTCGGTGTTCCGGCGCCCGATGGTCGCCCGCGTTTCGTGCTCGAGGTGCGTCCGGTGACGAACCAGGTCGTGGTCGGCCCGAAGGAGGCGCTCGCCGTCGCCGAGCTGGCGGGCTCGCGCTTCAGCTGGGCCGGGCGGCCGCCCGCGGATGCCGAGGCCGGCTTCGCCTGCCACGTGCAGGTGCGCGCGCACGGCGAGCCCGTCCCGGCGACCGCGCGGGTCATGGATGCGGCGGACGGCGCGGCGGACGAGGCCCGCGAGCTGGTCATCCGTCCCGAGGCAGCCCTCGACGGCGTCGCGCCCGGTCAGAGCGCCGTCGTCTACGTCGGCACGCGTGTGCTCGGTCAGGTCACGATCGACCGGACCGTGAGCGCGGCGCCGGCCGTCGACCCGGTCCCGGTTCCCGCCTGA